A window of Benincasa hispida cultivar B227 chromosome 9, ASM972705v1, whole genome shotgun sequence genomic DNA:
atatgatttaaatgaaatcattaattagATAAGATTtagttaataattaattttaattaattaagttaattaaataaaatttaattaattattcattttaattaatttaattaattaaacagaTAACTCCCACATAGGGGAGTTATCTAAATTGTGGGTGATCCCATGTTCCTCTCTCTTTTGATCAAAAGAGACTTTTTTATCACATAGAACACAACATACAGAACagttctataatttttttttcccctctcaaATTCTCCTTCTCCAATCTCAATTAgaattggttcccacaaaccaatTTTACCtcaaaaattttcaaagaatAGGATTGTACTCTCTTGGTAGTGTTCGTCAAATCCCAATTGGTGAATTGGATTTTCATTTGGTTCTACGAAGGTAAAGTTTCAATCcctttttttgtaaaataaaaattaaattgcatGTTTAACCTAGCATAATTTTGCAATAGGCTGTATTTTTGTTAATCTCtgtaatttttctaaatttcccAGTGTAGGGATATTTCAGAAATCCGAAATCAACAACGAGTTTGGTTCTGTGATTTCCACTATGATAGGGCTTTCATCCCTTCACTAATAATCTCTATGATTATTTTGAAACTGTTCCTTGAGAAATTCTcccaatttttttagaaaagttatGAATGATTATTTTGAAACTCTCTTTAGAAATTCtcccaatttttttataaaagttatgaaaAAATTCTTCTTCTATATTCTCTTTGAGTTATGAAAAAATTCTTCTTCTATATTCTCTTTGAGTTATGAAAAAATTCTTCTTCTATATGAATTAAAAATCAAGAATGGTGGGTTGctcttaaaataaatatatgagatGTATGTATTTCTAAATGCAGTTTGCAAAGTTGATTGTTTATGAATATTTGGGCATTAGATTTTAAAGTTttgattaaatcaattataaaaCTCGTAAGGGTTAGGTTTTTCTggtatatttttcatttattttgattaaaaaaaaagttgtgtaaaatttgaaaaaatcgtGTATTTTTTCGAATTAAAGAAATCTGGAAAATctggaaaattgaaaatttggaaattctGCTATTGTATGTCATAGTTTGTGCGTCATTAAATCTGCTGGAAAATTTAAATTCTGCCATCTTGCCACCGTACTTCATCTAAAGTGCGTCATTGAAGCTACACTACGGCAGAAGATTCAAAAGGTCAATGTAGTTTGTTTCAGACCCTAAATTTTTAGTAGCCAATGATGAAATCGAAGACCAAGATATGTCTTGGAAATTAAATAATTGTAGTTTTGAAGTTTATCTTTAATTTCTAGAATATATCCAACATGTCaccaattttactattttaatttaactaCGTATGACATGTATgatctaaattaaattttgaatgttgtataaaatatatcacttagattaaaatatcaCCATGTAtaccatatattttatttaaatataaatgttatatttcaaTTGTTAGGATAACTAACTAAACGCTGTAGAGATTCATGTAGAGATTCTTCTCTAattaaaatataagagttatattaaatagttaaatgaAGAATTAAGTAAGATTGAACATAAagataattttagtttaattctATATTatctttatcattttttaataagactACAAATAGTGCATGTCTTTCTAATTGAATTAGGATCTTACTTagttaaagataaaattaatctaaatttatatttataatttttccatGAGATTAAAAATATTGCATACCTACCTGATGAGATTAAGATATCacttgaacaaaaataaaattatattcaaatttttaaatagcttaaaactttgatttttcattattaaaattctaatgatattaaaataaaataaattacatactTATCTAAGGAGATTAGATTAAAATAGAtcttctaatttaattttaaacagtttaaaacaagtaaattaaaagatttaaataataaaaagttaattatAAAAGATTCTATCCAAGAAAGATTATGTCTGGATTAAGGTATTTAAAACGAAACACCACTACCTGGGTATTTAAGCAAATGATAACGAAACACCCTAACTTGAAACTGACCTGAGAATTGAATTAGTCAAACTTCTATTATagcataaaatttattaatgaatttattaaactttaatattttacatcatgtcaactatccAAATATAAGAATTATGTTTCCTGTGAGACTCATGCTTTGCCTCAAAGCACTTTGGGAGCATCCTCAATCAAGgtgaattataaaaaatgtaggATCGATATGACAATCCTAAAAAAGATGAATAGAGTTTATACTTTTTCCAAAGTccaattaaggaaattaatacatttttaacTAGCaagtagtttaaaaaaaaagtcatacaaattaattcaaaacaaaataacCAAGTAATTAAAACTAGCACCTTTCAGcacccaatttaattttaataaaaagatcGATATGCGATATGTAGGGATAAATTCAGCCaacctaaataaatattaaacaattaatttataaaaaaaatattgcaattaatttcatacgataaaatataacaaatagtTAATTGGAAAATGAAGGTAAAAGaggaatagagaaattaacCCCAAAAATTTTATAATGGCTCGACACAATCGACCTACATCCATTTTCCAAACTCCTCTTTGGTATTTCTCTAGAGGTCTTTGATTTTTTCTATGACTTAAAGTCAAACCGCTACAACGTTCTTTCTCCAAATGCAAGAATAAATCCGATCCTTTCTACGACTGAGAATCAAACCATtacaacatttttattatttcaagaGTAACCCCTTTATAATAGATTTCATTAGATTTAGAAATGAACAGCAAGACAGAAAAAAAAACCCCTCTTAAAGAGTAGAATACAACACTATGATGATATGCCTAAAACAATTTATACACGAGATTACAGGTTGATCCCTAAAATCTCGAGGTTAATTCACCATCAAAGTGATTGCAACATTTGTATTAACtgcaaaaatatttgaaatctcAATAGAAAATATAAGAAATGGTGGCATTCGTTGCACATGGTCATGGCCCTACCTCAAAATCCCTGATACAAGTCATCTTGCTTATGAAAAAAATTCGTCATGAATCCAAGGCAATTATTTCCCCATGTTGTCCCCTGCACAAAAGCAGATTGTCACCAAATCTACAAGAACATCTCCTTAACATGGTGTCACCCTCTTGAGGTTGAAAAGCTCAACCAGCCTTTACGAATTTCAAATTTCCAGTAAAGAACATCGCTcactattttagtttaaaattgcCTTCTCTCATAGCTCTGACTTGCATCCATATTGTCACCAAATAAGCCAGAGTTTCTGGAACTTGTGTCACCAAATCCTGAACTACGACCTGAACCAAAATCTCCAAAACCACCCGATTGGTTTGAACTACCAAAATCTCCAAACCTGCCCGAATGGTTTGAACTACTAAAATCTCCAAACCCACCCGAACGGTTTGAACTATCAAAATCTCCAAACCCACCAAAACATCCGGAACCAGAACCACCAAAACTTCCAGCATTGTTTGAGTTGCGACCAAATGAACCGAAACTCCCGGAGTTAGGTCCACTATTTCTACCCATAGAGCGGCCAAAACCAGAACTTCCATAACCTCCTGAACGACTGAAACTTGGACCTCTTTGGCTACCAAAACGACCTGAATCACTCAATCGACGATCTCTAGATGCTCCAAAAGTGCCAAATTGACCACCACCACCTCCACTGAACATATCCACATGAGCGCCAGCCTCAACAGTAATCCTTGGAAGCTGATAATCAAGAACAAAGCGATCAGAGTCAACTCCACATCAAGTAATGATATACTCCAACGTGGACTAATATTTATTCCTAGTTCCTGAGATGGGAGGTTACTAGAGAAGTCAATTATCTAATTATGTAGCGCCTACAGTGATTGGCATCCCTGGATTTACTCAACTACGCAGAATATAGGACAGATATTTCATCCTACCTCCTCCCTCATATTCATGACAAATGCCTCTAAATATTCATCAGGTGTTTAGAaaataaaaggggaaaaaaagcaCCTGCATTCCCACCACATTCATATGCATGAGTTGATTTAGATTTTTCAGCAAACACAAATATGCATGGAAACCCACCTTTTATAGTTGTCTCTGGGTGTTGCTTATTAACAGGTGAGATTTCTTTAGTACAACAAATGAGATATAGTTGTCTCTGGGTGTTGCTTATTAACAGGTGAGATTTCTTTAGTACAACAAATGAGATATGGGGATTTGAACCTTCGACCTCAAAAGAAAATGTATCAGCCAATTACCGTTGAACTATGTTCATATATGCTTATCATGTGATATTAAAACAAGCCATCtcaattttaaagttaaaaaaaatcagggataagatctaaaaaaaatttgataggCTCGGTTCTTTTGTATGCAAGATAATCTTGAAATATGAATCCTCGACTTCTAAAAAATGTATGAACCAGTATCCATGGAATCCAGGCATCTATGTGGAGGCTGTTACTGGAGCCAGAAACTTATTGTGAGTAAAGGCAGAATAGATATTTTCTTAAGCCTACTCCTTATCCTCAATTCagatattaatatttatattctcAGGAGTAAAAATGTAGAAACGTGGATGAAGTTCCAGTTATATATTTAACAGAATCCCAAGTTGCAAAATTTTGACGCTGAAGAGAGATCCTAACCTCATTAAATCTGCATCCCACTTCACGCTCAATCATTCTTACAGCCCTTGATTGATCCTCTGTGTAAATAAGAATAGCACTACCTCTCTTACCAGCACGACCTGTACGGCCCGATCTATGGACAAATATTTCTGTGTTGTTTGGAAGCTCAAAATGTATTAcctgattaaaaaaataaaataaaaaataaaaggaagcAGTGTCAGAAAGAATCTTTACAATGATAATGATTAATCACATACAGACAAAATATACCCTCAACCTTCAAACCACTTCCTCCAATACTCCTAACAGCACAAGAGGAAGAGAGATGATAGGGCCTGATACTACTATTACACTGCTCTAGTCTATTTTCAAAGATGGAGTAAGGTCAATTATTGAGAAGAAAGTATTGAATAATTCACCATGCACCCAGAAGCTACATACCAGATAACAAGATAAAACTGAGGAGAAATATCGAGAAAGATCATCACTTACAAGATCAACATTAGGTATGTCGAGACCCCTTGCTGCAACATCAGTTGCAACTAGAACGTTGAAATGTCCCTCTCTAAAACCAGAAAGAGTTCTTTCTCTCTGACTCTGTGAGATATCTCCATGCAAAGCTTCACATCTGAAGTTCCTTGCCATTGCATAGGCTAATCTATCAGCATCACGTTTAGTTTGAGTGAAAACAATACACTTCCCTCCTTTGCATGTTCCTAACAAGCAGATAATAAATGGCAACAGCATAATAAAAGCAAACAGTCAACAACATGAAATAACAGGGCCagataagaaaatatatataaaaattaaaacaaaaaaccaaacacgtaaaacaaaaaaaatgtaacaaacAAATAGAAGTCTTGGGGCCATACTGTTATCAGAGGTCCAATTATTGATGCTTTTCCATACATGTCTGAAACAATTGAAAATAAGCTAATTCCGTCTGCCAATTTCTGATCAGAATCTCCAACCTGAAAAATTGTAAGTGTTGTCAAATCCCATGTAATAATTACATAGAGATGagcttttccatttttttttttcgtttttgcATTTccattagttttaaaaagttaccCCCTCAAAACCCGATGTACAAATGAAACAAATGTGGAAATAAATCATAACATTCATAATCTAAAATGCTTTTTATGAGTACCTTCAACAGaacactaatcacgtttgtaagcattttaaaatctttaaatttttaatcctGAAACCAAAACTTCATGAGAAAATTGATGGGCAATTTTGACTAGCAAAAGAACTTTTCATTATTCAAAAATCATGTGCAACCCACCTTCAGTTTCTGAGTCTATTAATTGAATGGCTGTGCTTTTAAGCTATATAAATAAATTCCAAGAAGcagaaaatatattaaatagccAACATACTCACAAGATCAATTGTTAATGGATTGTTTAGGTAATTTTGGGATAGTTTTCTGATCCAAGATGGCATTGTTGCAGAGAACATCATACTCTGACGTTTTTGAGGCAACCTCTCCAAGATCTTCTCGACATCCTCTTGAAAGCCTACTTGAAGCATCTGGTCTGCTTCATCAAGAACAACAAACTTGACTTCTGATAAATTTAGACAACCCCTATTGAGAAGATCAATCAAGCGACCAGGTGTGCCAACAGCGATATCAACACCATAGTCAAGCTGCCTCATTTGGCCTGAAATTGGCGTCCCCCCATAAACACAGATCATGTCCAGGCTAGGAGCAGCCTCTTCAAACTCCTTTTCAACCTGCCGAGCAAGTTCCCTTGTTGGAGCTAAAACCAGGGCTGACGGGTTTCTTCCTCTTCTGCATAATTTCTAACGAATTAAAATTTAACGGATAACAATCCACACCCTTCCCAGATGAAGAATTCAGTAGAAACTAAAGCAAGCTGGAAGGAAATTAAGCAAGATGAAAACACAAACCCATTCTTCGCATTGAACTGAATGATTTTGTCCAAGATGGGGATTCCAAAAGCAAGCGTTTTTCCTGTTCCAGTTCTAGCACGACCAATCATATCACGCCCTTGCATTGCTGGTTCTAGCACGGCCCTCTGAAAAAACATTGTAGAGGCTAAACGACACATTTTCAGACTCCGATGGAAATGAAAAACGAGTTTCGAAACATAACCAAACAGAACTAATATAAGCCTGAATGGAAACATGTAAATTGCATTATTCGACTGAGGAATAGGACGATAAGCATATCCCGAAATACAGATATCACGTACAGCCAAAATGTCTCGAAGTAAGGAACATGGCCTATAGCTCTCATGACAAATACGACTCATCCATAAGAAATAAAAGCATAATTTCATCGCGGTAGTTCAATATCCAAGCTGGGGTTAGAGAGagtggattaaaaaaaaaattgttgttcgAAGAAGTGATCAAATTCGTCGAAACTTCTTCTCTACGATTCTATCCATGTCTCTGATCTCATCCAGCAGCAGAAGCTAGGGAAAAAATGTAAGAAATGAGAAACACGGGACCTGAATCGGGAAGAGCTTCGTTATACCCTTTTTCTCCAAAGCAGAGACAATCTCCGGCGCAATCCCAAGCTTTGCAATCTCGAGTCCTTCATCACCACTTCTACTACTGCTACCGTCATCATACTCCTCCACCGCAGACTCCGCCTGGGAAACCAACGACGCCTTGAAATTCAACGGCCCAGACGTCGCATGAAATCCCTTCGATTGAAAACCAAAACCCAGAGGCCTCTCCGTCACCCCAATACTAGATAAATGTC
This region includes:
- the LOC120086139 gene encoding LOW QUALITY PROTEIN: DEAD-box ATP-dependent RNA helicase 53, mitochondrial-like (The sequence of the model RefSeq protein was modified relative to this genomic sequence to represent the inferred CDS: inserted 1 base in 1 codon) is translated as MMSAILLRRSAALEASRCRINSTLFAPIANFLASPVVVNGGVVPAAEFGHLSSIGVTERPLGFGFQSKGFHATSGPLNFKASLVSQAESAVEEYDDGSSSRSGDEGLEIAKLGIAPEIVSALEKKGITKLFPIQRAVLEPAMQGRDMIGRARTGTGKTLAFGIPILDKIIQFNAKNGRGRNPSALVLAPTRELARQVEKEFEEAAPSLDMICVYGGTPISGQMRQLDYGVDIAVGTPGRLIDLLNRGCLNLSEVKFVVLDEADQMLQVGFQEDVEKILERLPQKRQSMMFSATMPSWIRKLSQNYLNNPLTIDLVGDSDQKLADGISLFSIVSDMYGKASIIGPLITEHXKGGKCIVFTQTKRDADRLAYAMARNFRCEALHGDISQSQRERTLSGFREGHFNVLVATDVAARGLDIPNVDLVIHFELPNNTEIFVHRSGRTGRAGKRGSAILIYTEDQSRAVRMIEREVGCRFNELPRITVEAGAHVDMFSGGGGGQFGTFGASRDRRLSDSGRFGSQRGPSFSRSGGYGSSGFGRSMGRNSGPNSGSFGSFGRNSNNAGSFGGSGSGCFGGFGDFDSSNRSGGFGDFSSSNHSGRFGDFGSSNQSGGFGDFGSGRSSGFGDTSSRNSGLFGDNMDASQSYERRQF